One genomic window of Camelina sativa cultivar DH55 chromosome 5, Cs, whole genome shotgun sequence includes the following:
- the LOC104787735 gene encoding probable DNA primase large subunit isoform X2: MEVIRSQKRTVSNDIVSTPTLPLYLTAPPMEVRLEEFELFAIDRLRVLKGVSDGLARGRNPNEMDDLVDTLWKEHMRLPDVSEMINKDIISHFVLRLVYCRSDELKKWFLSMETALFRHRFRIKKIEEQRAIVGEFGLPYKAVIGAELESLKERLVLVARSLCQTSSDVENIYYKVPFEEVPDLVATRRVLLQKGYAFVAGSQLVSLVVTQFRSHLSKALILTNRKWTTTIREREKDRLTPIVEALSTSYLGPDYTQSSEYADISLKDIDQVSKSSFPLCMRHLFEKLREDHHLKHGGRMQLGLFLKGVGLKLDDALAFWREEFTKKVGSERFDKEYAYAIRHNYGKEGKRTDYTPYACSKIITSAPGAGDHHGCPYRHFSEDNLKAALSRMGLSSRGMEDVMDKVRNRHYQLACTLTFEAVYGTSCDTGINHPNQYFEESQKILKSKNPTAPV, from the exons ATGGAAGTGATTCGGTCTCAGAAGCGAACAGTCTCCAACGACATCGTTTCAACTCCAACGCTTCCCCTCTATCTTACAGCCCCACCCATGGAAGTCCGCTTAGAAGAGTTCGAGCTCTTCGCCATAGATCGCCTACGAG TTCTGAAAGGAGTCTCAGATGGATTAGCTCGTGGACGAAACCCTAATGAAATGGATGATCTT GTAGATACTTTGTGGAAAGAACATATGAGACTTCCTGATGTTTCAGAAATGATCAATAAAGATATAATTTCTCATTTCGTACTACGTCTTGTTTATTGTAGATC GGATGAATTGAAGAAATGGTTTCTTAGTATGGAAACTGCTCTTTTCCGCCATAGATTCCGGATTAAAAAGATTGAAGAACAG AGAGCAATTGTGGGAGAATTTGGATTACCTTATAAAGCAGTCATAGGGGCAGAACTTGAG AGTTTGAAGGAGAGGTTGGTGCTAGTTGCACGTTCACTTTGTCAAACTTCATCTGATG TTGAAAACATATACTACAAG GTTCCTTTTGAAGAGGTTCCTGACCTTGTAGCTACCCGGAGAGTGTTATTACAGAAAGGGTATGCCTTTGTAGCTGGTAGTCAG TTGGTTTCCCTTGTTGTTACCCAATTTCGATCTCATTTATCAAAGGCCCTCATTCTGACAAACAG GAAATGGACAACTACCATTCGAGAACGAGAAAAAGACAGACTAACTCCA ATAGTGGAAGCATTATCTACAAGCTACTTGGGTCCTGATTATACTCAG TCAAGTGAGTACGCTGACATATCACTGAAGGATATTGATCAAGTTTCCAAGAGTTCCTTTCCCCTTTGTATGAGACATCTATTTGAAAAA CTTCGAGAAGATCACCATCTAAAACATGGAGGAAGAATGCAACTGGGTCTTTTCTTGAAG GGTGTAGGTCTGAAGTTGGATGACGCCCTAGcattttggagagaagaattcaCAAAAAAG GTTGGCTCTGAAAGATTTGATAAAGAGTATGCGTATGCCATTCGCCATAACTATGGGAAGGAAGGGAAGAGAACA GATTATACGCCTTATGCTTGTTCAAAGATCATCACATCGGCTCCTGGTGCTGGGGATCATCATGGCTGTCCTTATCGACATTTCAG TGAGGATAACCTGAAAGCAGCACTTAGTAGGATGGGATTGAGTTCTCGTGGGATGGAAGACGTAATGGACAAAGTGCGAAACAGACATTATCAG CTCGCATGTACCTTAACCTTCGAAGCTGTTTATGGTACATCATGTGATACTGGGATCAACCATCCAAACCAATACTTTGAGGAGAGtcagaagattttgaaatctaAGAACCCAACTGCTCCGGTTTAA
- the LOC104787735 gene encoding probable DNA primase large subunit isoform X1 yields the protein MEVIRSQKRTVSNDIVSTPTLPLYLTAPPMEVRLEEFELFAIDRLRVLKGVSDGLARGRNPNEMDDLVDTLWKEHMRLPDVSEMINKDIISHFVLRLVYCRSDELKKWFLSMETALFRHRFRIKKIEEQRAIVGEFGLPYKAVIGAELESLKERLVLVARSLCQTSSDVENIYYKVGVPLLSYLFIYYKLQIHLSEQLIHFHLKKVPFEEVPDLVATRRVLLQKGYAFVAGSQLVSLVVTQFRSHLSKALILTNRKWTTTIREREKDRLTPIVEALSTSYLGPDYTQSSEYADISLKDIDQVSKSSFPLCMRHLFEKLREDHHLKHGGRMQLGLFLKGVGLKLDDALAFWREEFTKKVGSERFDKEYAYAIRHNYGKEGKRTDYTPYACSKIITSAPGAGDHHGCPYRHFSEDNLKAALSRMGLSSRGMEDVMDKVRNRHYQLACTLTFEAVYGTSCDTGINHPNQYFEESQKILKSKNPTAPV from the exons ATGGAAGTGATTCGGTCTCAGAAGCGAACAGTCTCCAACGACATCGTTTCAACTCCAACGCTTCCCCTCTATCTTACAGCCCCACCCATGGAAGTCCGCTTAGAAGAGTTCGAGCTCTTCGCCATAGATCGCCTACGAG TTCTGAAAGGAGTCTCAGATGGATTAGCTCGTGGACGAAACCCTAATGAAATGGATGATCTT GTAGATACTTTGTGGAAAGAACATATGAGACTTCCTGATGTTTCAGAAATGATCAATAAAGATATAATTTCTCATTTCGTACTACGTCTTGTTTATTGTAGATC GGATGAATTGAAGAAATGGTTTCTTAGTATGGAAACTGCTCTTTTCCGCCATAGATTCCGGATTAAAAAGATTGAAGAACAG AGAGCAATTGTGGGAGAATTTGGATTACCTTATAAAGCAGTCATAGGGGCAGAACTTGAG AGTTTGAAGGAGAGGTTGGTGCTAGTTGCACGTTCACTTTGTCAAACTTCATCTGATG TTGAAAACATATACTACAAGGTTGGTGTTCCTCTTCTTTCGTATTTGTTCATATACTACAAGCTACAAATACATTTATCTGAGCAGTTGATTCATTTTCACCTGAAAAAGGTTCCTTTTGAAGAGGTTCCTGACCTTGTAGCTACCCGGAGAGTGTTATTACAGAAAGGGTATGCCTTTGTAGCTGGTAGTCAG TTGGTTTCCCTTGTTGTTACCCAATTTCGATCTCATTTATCAAAGGCCCTCATTCTGACAAACAG GAAATGGACAACTACCATTCGAGAACGAGAAAAAGACAGACTAACTCCA ATAGTGGAAGCATTATCTACAAGCTACTTGGGTCCTGATTATACTCAG TCAAGTGAGTACGCTGACATATCACTGAAGGATATTGATCAAGTTTCCAAGAGTTCCTTTCCCCTTTGTATGAGACATCTATTTGAAAAA CTTCGAGAAGATCACCATCTAAAACATGGAGGAAGAATGCAACTGGGTCTTTTCTTGAAG GGTGTAGGTCTGAAGTTGGATGACGCCCTAGcattttggagagaagaattcaCAAAAAAG GTTGGCTCTGAAAGATTTGATAAAGAGTATGCGTATGCCATTCGCCATAACTATGGGAAGGAAGGGAAGAGAACA GATTATACGCCTTATGCTTGTTCAAAGATCATCACATCGGCTCCTGGTGCTGGGGATCATCATGGCTGTCCTTATCGACATTTCAG TGAGGATAACCTGAAAGCAGCACTTAGTAGGATGGGATTGAGTTCTCGTGGGATGGAAGACGTAATGGACAAAGTGCGAAACAGACATTATCAG CTCGCATGTACCTTAACCTTCGAAGCTGTTTATGGTACATCATGTGATACTGGGATCAACCATCCAAACCAATACTTTGAGGAGAGtcagaagattttgaaatctaAGAACCCAACTGCTCCGGTTTAA